The Coffea arabica cultivar ET-39 chromosome 4e, Coffea Arabica ET-39 HiFi, whole genome shotgun sequence genome includes a window with the following:
- the LOC140005570 gene encoding uncharacterized protein codes for MLLLENGEVVTDEEDSYKGVPSLGEKDADSSEEIPTNEQLDLVVQKVLTAQVKEENGQQRENIFYTRCHIKGKLNDSGDVRVTKQVEILFRIGRYEDKVLYDVVPMQATHVLLGRPWQYDERTSHDGFTNKYTFMHDNRKVTLVPLTPKQVHEDQVRLQQEHEEQRKLKGAEKSEGKLALNGSALEKRTERKQSMLAKARDVKKALLSYQHLLMIEFEDMFPEEIPDGLPPIRGIEHQINLIPGSPLPNKAPYRMSPEETKELQRQVDELLKKGWVHESLSPCAVPIILASKKDGSSRMCVDCRAINSIMVKYRHPIPRLDDMLDELNGAYKTGKINVVADALSRRYSLLTLLNTKLLGFETIKELYAKDPDFSECYAQCLQSRLDHFFMHEGTLLLAKDEKRCGTCVVGRCIVCHKAKSKTQPFGLYTPLPVPTTPWIDISMNFVLELPRSRKGHYSIFVVVDRFPKMAHFIACHKTDDASYIADLFFRGIVRLHGMPRTIVSDRDVKFLSYFWKTLWGKLGTKLLFSTSSHPQTDSQTEVVNRTLSTLLRAIIKKNIKSWEECLPHVEFAYNRTVHSATRFSPFEVVYGFNPLTSLDLSPLPLSECVNLDEKKRADFVKALHEKV; via the exons ATGCTCTTACTTGAAAATGGAGAAGTAGTGACGGATGAAGAAGACAGCTATAAAGGAGTACCATCGTTGGGAGAGAAGGATGCCGATTCTAGTGAGGAAATACCAACGAATGAACAACTCGACTTAGTGGTTCAAAAGGTGCTAACTGCTCaagtaaaggaagaaaatggccaACAAAGGGAAAACATCTTCTACACACGTTGTCACATAAAAGGCAAG TTGAACGACAGTGGAGATGTGCGAGTCACAAAGCAAGTCGAGATCCTATTCCGCATTGGTCGATACGAGGATAAAGTCCTCTatgatgtcgtgccaatgcaagctACTCATGTGctattggggagaccatggcaatATGATGAAAGAACTAGCCACGATGGTTTCACCAATAAGTACACCTTTATGCACGACAACAGGAAAGTCACACTTGTGCCTCTCACTCCTAAACAAGTGCACGAGGACCAAGTCCGGTTGCAACAAGAACACGAGGAGCAAAGGAAATTGAAAGGAGCCGAGAAGAGTGAGGGAAAACTGGCCTTAAATGGTTCGGCCCTTGAGAAGAGAACTGAGAGGAAGCAAAGCATGCTCGCAAAAGCCAGGGATGTAAAGAAAGCTTTACTTTCTTACCAACACTTGCTTATGATA gaatttgaggatatgTTTCCTGAGGAGATCCCGGATGGACTACCTCCCATCCGTGGCATTGAGCACCAAATAAACCTCATTCCGGGCTCACCATTGCCCAATAAAGCCCCCTATCGCATGAGTCCCGAGGAAACCAAGGAACTACAAAGGCAAGTGGACGAACTGCTTAAGAAAGGTTGGGTGCATGAAAGCCTAAGTCCCTGTGCCGTCCCCATCATCTTGGCGTCAAAGAAGGATGGAAGCTCACGCATGTGTGTGGATTGCAGAGCCATCAATTCGATAATGGTAAAGTATCGTCATCCTATACCTAGGTTAGATGACATGCTAGATGAACTAAATGGGGCt TATAAGACAGGTAAAATCaatgtagtagctgatgccttgtcaCGCAGGTACTCTTTACTTACCTTACTCAACACTaagctacttggttttgaaaccaTCAAGGAGTTATATGCAAAAGATCCAGATTTTAGTGAATGCTATGCACAATGCTTACAATCTAGGTTGGATCACTTTTTTATGCATGAAG gaacacttctattggccaAAGATGAGAAGAGATGTGGAACGTGTGTGGTTGGTCGATGCATtgtgtgccacaaagctaagtctaagaCTCAACCATTCGGTTTGTATACCCCTTTACCTGTGCCTACTACACCTTGGATCgatatttctatgaattttgtacTTGAGTTGCCTAGGTCTAGGAAAGGACATTATAGCATATTTGTGGTAGTTGACAGATTTcctaaaatggctcatttcatTGCTTGTCACAAAACGGATGATGCTTCTTACATTGCTGATTTGTTCTTTCGTGGGATAGTTAGGTTACATGGCATGCCTAGAACTATTGTTTCTGACAGGGATGTTAAATTTCTTAGCTATTTCTGGAAGACattgtggggaaaattgggcACTAAACTGTTATTCTCGACTTCAAGTCACCCGCAAACGGATAGCCAAACAGAAGTTGTTAATCGCACTTTATCTACAttgttgcgtgccatcattaaaaagaacattaagTCTTGGGAGGAATGTCttcctcatgttgagtttgcctataaccgaactgtgcatagtgctacaCGTTTCTCACCTTTTGAAGTTGTATATGGTTTTAACCCGTTAACTTCTTTGGATTTGTCACCTTTGCCGTTGTCTGAGTGTGTC